From Chryseobacterium gallinarum, one genomic window encodes:
- a CDS encoding DoxX family protein gives MQYSTYTKIYLGGRIFMSLWFAASGFFELTRNPVVWNITLQLGYPPHFIYILGIFKIVGSIIFLIPNRFNRIKEWIFAGMFFDITFAFFSKIVVLGLPSTIDAIIAFIVLAITYYAFNKLHFIDYTENLSQD, from the coding sequence ATGCAATATTCAACTTACACAAAAATTTATCTTGGCGGACGCATCTTTATGTCATTATGGTTCGCCGCAAGCGGTTTCTTTGAACTCACAAGAAATCCGGTGGTCTGGAATATTACACTACAACTTGGATATCCTCCACATTTCATTTATATACTAGGTATATTTAAAATTGTAGGCAGTATCATTTTCCTTATTCCAAATCGTTTCAATAGAATCAAGGAATGGATCTTTGCAGGGATGTTTTTTGACATCACTTTCGCCTTCTTCTCAAAGATTGTGGTGCTTGGTTTACCTTCGACAATCGATGCGATAATCGCCTTTATAGTCCTGGCCATTACATACTACGCGTTTAACAAACTCCACTTTATTGATTACACTGAAAATTTGTCTCAAGATTAA
- a CDS encoding helix-turn-helix domain-containing protein, producing MKGILSPIPKLNNIATMTLLADTNKTITYIADNLGFADSQSLYHFFKRSTGCTQTQYRNQLLGKL from the coding sequence ATGAAAGGAATACTAAGCCCAATCCCAAAATTAAATAATATTGCCACTATGACACTTCTTGCTGATACAAATAAAACCATTACGTATATCGCTGATAATTTAGGATTTGCAGACAGTCAGAGCCTTTATCATTTTTTTAAACGTAGTACCGGCTGTACTCAGACTCAATATCGTAATCAGTTGTTGGGAAAACTCTAA
- a CDS encoding organic hydroperoxide resistance protein: MSNNKINKKMSNIEKVLYTAKTHTVGGREGKAKSSDEKLDIILSAPGSNGKGTNPEQLFAAGWSACYIGALGLAAKKLGAILPKDAFVDAEVDLGMTGDAFLLQARLSVGLPGIDKEIAEQLIELAHQTCPYSKAIKGNINISTTLI, from the coding sequence ATGTCAAACAATAAAATAAATAAGAAAATGAGTAACATCGAAAAAGTACTCTACACAGCAAAAACCCATACGGTTGGAGGTAGAGAAGGGAAAGCTAAAAGTAGTGACGAAAAATTGGATATCATACTTTCCGCTCCTGGATCCAATGGAAAAGGAACTAATCCTGAACAACTTTTTGCCGCAGGTTGGTCGGCCTGCTATATTGGAGCTCTTGGTTTAGCAGCAAAAAAACTTGGTGCAATACTACCAAAAGATGCATTCGTCGATGCTGAAGTCGACTTGGGAATGACAGGTGATGCATTTCTTCTGCAAGCAAGATTATCTGTCGGCCTTCCAGGAATTGACAAAGAAATAGCCGAACAGCTTATTGAACTTGCACACCAAACCTGTCCATATTCCAAAGCAATAAAAGGAAACATCAATATTTCAACAACGCTAATCTAA
- a CDS encoding alpha/beta fold hydrolase, whose translation MKIQLNTMIKMLTFSIIMIMGTGISRLNAQTSVNEKKSETEDTINFQQTKTIQAGLLNVGYAEIGPSKGKPVILLHGWPYDIHSFEQSSAILAKKGYRVLVPYLRGYGTTTFLSDKTMRNGQQSAVALDIIKFMDALKIEKAIIGGFDWGARTADIIAALWPERCSALVAVSGYLIGSPKANENPLPPNAEFLWWYQYYFATERGYKSYKVNTQEFNKLIWKTASPKWNFDDQTYKRSSKSFDNPDHADIVIHNYRWRLGLAKGEKQYDELEEKLAKAPDIIVPTVTLEGDANGAAFPPPASYASKYKGKYKHHTLNGGIGHNLPQEAPEAFAEAIIEADLMAQ comes from the coding sequence ATGAAAATCCAACTAAATACAATGATAAAGATGCTCACATTTTCCATCATCATGATAATGGGTACTGGAATCTCCAGGTTAAATGCACAAACGTCGGTTAATGAGAAAAAGAGCGAAACAGAAGATACGATCAATTTTCAGCAGACTAAAACTATACAAGCGGGGCTTCTAAACGTAGGATATGCTGAAATCGGACCAAGTAAAGGTAAGCCGGTTATCCTTCTTCATGGATGGCCATACGACATCCACAGCTTTGAACAGTCCTCCGCTATCCTTGCCAAAAAGGGATACCGTGTACTGGTACCTTATCTTCGGGGGTATGGAACCACGACATTCCTTTCTGACAAAACCATGCGAAACGGGCAACAGTCTGCGGTCGCACTTGATATCATCAAATTTATGGATGCACTAAAAATTGAAAAGGCGATTATCGGTGGGTTCGACTGGGGGGCCAGAACCGCAGATATTATCGCTGCATTGTGGCCTGAACGTTGTTCGGCATTGGTCGCTGTAAGTGGATATCTTATTGGTAGCCCCAAAGCGAACGAAAACCCGCTTCCACCAAATGCCGAATTTTTATGGTGGTATCAATATTATTTCGCCACTGAACGAGGCTATAAAAGCTACAAAGTGAACACACAGGAATTCAATAAACTGATCTGGAAAACAGCTTCACCAAAATGGAACTTTGATGACCAGACCTATAAACGTTCCTCAAAGTCATTCGATAATCCGGATCATGCGGATATTGTTATCCATAATTACCGTTGGCGGTTAGGATTGGCCAAAGGCGAAAAACAATACGACGAACTTGAAGAAAAGCTTGCCAAAGCCCCGGATATTATTGTTCCTACGGTAACCCTTGAAGGAGATGCAAATGGGGCAGCCTTTCCGCCGCCAGCAAGTTATGCATCAAAATATAAAGGTAAGTATAAGCATCATACTTTAAACGGTGGTATTGGCCATAACCTGCCACAGGAAGCACCGGAGGCTTTCGCTGAAGCGATTATTGAAGCCGACCTGATGGCGCAGTAA
- a CDS encoding LytR/AlgR family response regulator transcription factor: MNILIIEDEIKAARSLENLILHLQPGSRILAKIQSVEGAIDYLSNNPSPELIFMDIQLSDGISFDIFKAVKIVCPVIFCTAFGEYAMEAIKENGIDYLLKPFSEVDLKNAFEKVHNFKNIFQKASANDLVNIISRIGDQESKKTSFLVFKNNKYLTVKTDDIAYIYINYTSPSLVTFKGEQYDMNQSLDHLGSILSDKQFFRLNRQYLINFSAVKEVEHYFGRKLFVKLTVPTEEKLLIGKDKTSIFLNWLEDR, translated from the coding sequence ATGAACATCCTAATAATTGAAGACGAAATTAAAGCTGCTCGTTCACTTGAGAATCTGATATTACATTTGCAGCCAGGTTCCCGGATTCTGGCAAAGATCCAAAGTGTCGAGGGCGCTATAGACTATTTGTCCAATAACCCATCGCCAGAGCTGATCTTTATGGATATCCAGCTTTCCGATGGTATTAGCTTTGACATCTTTAAAGCCGTCAAAATCGTATGTCCAGTAATTTTTTGCACAGCCTTCGGTGAATACGCCATGGAAGCAATTAAAGAAAACGGGATTGATTATCTGCTTAAACCATTTTCGGAAGTTGATCTAAAAAATGCTTTTGAGAAAGTACATAATTTTAAAAATATTTTCCAGAAAGCCTCTGCAAATGATCTCGTAAATATAATCAGTCGGATCGGTGATCAAGAAAGTAAGAAAACGAGTTTCCTGGTTTTTAAAAACAATAAATACCTTACAGTCAAAACAGATGATATCGCCTATATTTATATCAATTATACCTCCCCTTCCCTTGTAACCTTTAAAGGCGAACAATATGATATGAACCAATCTTTGGATCATTTGGGAAGCATCCTTTCCGATAAACAGTTTTTTAGGCTCAACAGACAGTACCTCATCAATTTTTCTGCCGTAAAGGAAGTTGAGCATTATTTTGGAAGAAAGCTCTTTGTAAAACTAACCGTTCCAACAGAAGAAAAACTTTTGATCGGCAAAGATAAAACTTCCATATTCCTGAATTGGTTAGAAGACCGCTAA
- a CDS encoding sensor histidine kinase: MFKPKKQIPFEISGRLIWISSISLGILTSIPKIVDHHFVVAEGIADFAVTSGFALLIWYYNIYSIPAYTKKTGSKKVLSGQLFRGLGVGLILMFFLSSIQYYILSHLNFGPQILMYEVRGILINLTFYMFIHILYQTYLNQQYVRELERSMAANLEAQYELLKQQVNPHFLFNSLNTLKYMVESHDEQSSEFIIKLADFYRFTLGSLKLKVLTLKEELAIMESYVYLLKARFEEGLFVTQNLGSDSHDTYIPPFTLQLLVENCIKHNIVSLEKPLYIAIYQEEDYLVIENNLQERKIPEPSTGMGLKNINQRYLHLTQKNIIITATDEKFTIKLPILYEHPNN, translated from the coding sequence ATGTTTAAACCCAAAAAGCAAATACCTTTTGAAATTTCGGGTCGCCTGATATGGATTAGTTCAATTTCATTGGGAATATTAACCTCAATCCCTAAAATTGTAGACCATCACTTTGTTGTGGCCGAAGGTATAGCCGATTTCGCTGTAACATCCGGTTTTGCATTATTGATCTGGTATTATAATATCTATTCGATACCTGCTTATACAAAGAAAACAGGCAGTAAAAAAGTACTGTCAGGTCAGCTGTTCAGGGGATTGGGAGTGGGTTTAATACTGATGTTTTTCCTTTCTTCCATTCAATACTACATTTTATCTCACCTAAATTTCGGCCCCCAAATATTGATGTACGAGGTAAGAGGTATATTGATCAACCTAACATTTTATATGTTTATCCATATATTATACCAGACTTATCTTAACCAACAATACGTAAGGGAACTAGAACGTTCGATGGCTGCAAATCTTGAAGCACAATATGAGCTTTTAAAACAACAGGTAAATCCCCATTTTCTTTTTAATAGTCTCAACACCCTAAAATATATGGTAGAGAGCCATGATGAGCAATCTTCGGAATTTATCATAAAACTTGCTGACTTCTACAGATTTACTCTTGGAAGTCTAAAGCTTAAAGTGCTAACATTAAAAGAAGAACTGGCCATTATGGAATCGTACGTATATCTATTGAAAGCCCGTTTTGAAGAAGGCCTTTTTGTGACACAAAATCTTGGAAGTGATAGCCATGACACTTACATTCCGCCTTTTACACTGCAGCTATTAGTAGAAAACTGCATCAAACATAATATTGTTTCGTTGGAGAAACCGCTTTACATTGCGATCTATCAGGAAGAAGACTATTTGGTCATTGAGAATAATCTGCAGGAAAGGAAAATTCCTGAACCTTCCACCGGAATGGGACTCAAAAATATCAATCAACGGTACCTCCACCTTACCCAGAAAAATATTATCATCACGGCAACTGACGAAAAATTCACCATAAAACTTCCTATATTATATGAACATCCTAATAATTGA
- a CDS encoding alpha/beta fold hydrolase, which produces MKTIRKFTIAGALCASLFSAVTISCSDDNEFPTEQSSSPVNHNNAKTNFISVKGVEFAYRSWGKEGGIPLVLLPGTGGSMDDWDPAVTNGLAKQYKIIIFDNKGVASSKGTTPNSVQAMANDAIDFIKAMNLGRVNIMGFSMGGFVAQRIVLTEPAIVNKIILADSGPKGAIGLANLPNIVAGTAGLTAEESYLKFGFTDSQVSIAAGKASFARVHLRTVDRDPALSDATSTAQFTAVLAWAQPDANALEEIKTIKKPVLIVHGDKDLPISIQNAYNMKQNLENSVLVEFSDSGHAAFYQNHEAFLTKVFAFLAQ; this is translated from the coding sequence ATGAAAACAATTAGAAAATTTACAATCGCAGGTGCATTATGTGCATCCCTATTTTCCGCTGTAACAATTTCATGTAGTGATGACAACGAATTTCCGACAGAACAGTCGTCGTCGCCAGTAAATCATAACAATGCAAAAACTAACTTTATCAGCGTGAAAGGAGTAGAGTTTGCTTATCGCAGCTGGGGTAAGGAAGGAGGAATACCTCTAGTGTTATTGCCAGGAACTGGTGGTTCTATGGACGACTGGGATCCCGCGGTGACCAATGGACTCGCAAAACAATATAAAATAATCATTTTTGATAACAAGGGAGTAGCTTCATCCAAAGGGACAACTCCTAATTCTGTCCAAGCAATGGCTAATGACGCTATTGATTTTATCAAAGCAATGAACCTTGGAAGAGTAAATATCATGGGATTCTCAATGGGAGGATTTGTTGCCCAAAGAATTGTGTTAACAGAGCCAGCGATAGTTAATAAGATTATTTTGGCCGATAGTGGACCTAAAGGAGCAATCGGTCTTGCAAATCTTCCGAATATTGTTGCAGGAACTGCTGGACTTACCGCAGAAGAATCCTACTTAAAATTCGGATTTACTGATTCACAAGTAAGCATTGCGGCAGGAAAAGCGTCGTTTGCCCGTGTACATCTACGTACTGTTGATCGAGATCCGGCACTAAGTGATGCTACTTCAACCGCTCAATTTACTGCGGTACTGGCATGGGCACAACCTGATGCAAATGCACTTGAGGAAATTAAAACTATTAAAAAACCTGTTCTAATCGTTCATGGCGATAAGGATCTTCCAATTTCTATTCAAAATGCATATAATATGAAGCAAAATTTAGAGAACTCTGTACTAGTTGAGTTTTCTGATTCTGGACATGCGGCTTTTTATCAGAATCATGAGGCATTCTTAACAAAAGTATTCGCATTTTTAGCACAATAA
- a CDS encoding alpha/beta hydrolase — MLKKIHFTILLLVTIFLGLGNAQAQKKNTNTKIKNIVLVHGAFVDGSGWRSVYDILSKNGYNVTIAQIPLTSLKDDNATVRRILDKLDGPAVLVGHSWGGTVITESSSHANVASLVYVTAFQPDKGETTDKWYSSQPGLPEAGILPPDNEGFAYYDIEKFHAGFAADLSHDQATFMAHAQKPILASSFTTAVTAADWHTKPTFGIVPTADKSINPIILRNMYKRSGTKITEIKGASHAVFISRPQEVANVIISASK, encoded by the coding sequence ATGCTTAAAAAAATCCACTTTACAATTTTACTTCTAGTAACTATATTTTTGGGACTAGGTAATGCACAAGCTCAGAAAAAGAACACCAATACCAAAATTAAAAATATCGTACTTGTACATGGTGCTTTTGTTGATGGATCAGGATGGAGAAGCGTTTATGATATCCTTTCAAAAAATGGCTACAATGTAACAATTGCCCAGATTCCATTGACTTCATTAAAAGATGATAATGCAACTGTACGTAGAATATTGGATAAACTTGATGGACCGGCTGTACTTGTAGGCCATTCATGGGGCGGTACAGTAATTACGGAATCAAGTTCACATGCCAATGTTGCTTCTCTAGTTTACGTAACTGCATTTCAACCTGATAAAGGAGAAACAACAGATAAATGGTATTCGTCCCAACCGGGGCTTCCGGAAGCTGGTATTTTACCTCCGGATAATGAAGGATTTGCTTATTACGATATAGAAAAATTCCATGCAGGATTCGCCGCTGATCTTAGCCATGATCAGGCAACTTTTATGGCACATGCCCAAAAACCGATTTTAGCCTCATCGTTTACCACAGCAGTAACAGCTGCAGACTGGCATACAAAACCAACATTCGGTATAGTTCCAACTGCTGATAAGAGCATCAATCCTATTATATTAAGAAATATGTACAAAAGGTCAGGTACGAAGATCACCGAGATCAAGGGAGCGAGCCATGCCGTGTTCATTTCCCGCCCGCAGGAAGTCGCTAACGTGATTATATCAGCCTCCAAATAA